The Paenibacillus sp. YPG26 genome includes a window with the following:
- a CDS encoding PAS domain S-box protein: MSHKNELLKQLIAEGSTYESLYENHPDAICVMDVNGQYIKANPAARRVTGYTLEQFNRTPAHDLFTKEDEALRSYYLNEALQGKTSSFELNFTRMDGQVLDLDITYVPIKAGEDIVGVHSIFKDVTLTKEMQRRLMESEKLYQVITNDAKDVIAFATMEGNCLSISPAIYEIVGYTPEELVGTQLKELFAGEGTWENKDLIASSGILTGKLRHADGHEVWVEASIQKVQGSSTQADKLLIITRNITPRMMAEEHLRRSEQSLARAQGIAHIGSWEWDVDQERFTCSQEFKRIYGQDFGQFSSPFDEWLKVIHPDDKLLITEALEAASSQGAQSFELEFRVLGCGDTEKNKVLFSQTDIEFDKKGRVKRLFGIVQDITERNQMENRLRESEKQYRIISENSLDLISKHKADAGNTYSYASPASITLLGYEPGELVGTSAFDYFHPDDIKIVQDYLSVQLQYSSEYTVTYRIRRKDGEYIWFESTGRYTFDDRTGEILEIVAVSRDITERKNNERRLQESQQRYKSLFEYSPSAVYSFDLHGNYVTLNSNLEALSGYSKEELLGMNFKQIISSAEINKTVRYFELSMKGEPQSYETTIIHKNGTPVELNVTNVPIIVDQNIVGVYGIATDITERKRYTEQIEKLSYQHSLILNSVSEGIYGLDEEGKTIFINPAASRMLGYNIAEFIGTDNHHLIHHSRSDGSPYPVDECLIHQTFRDGRARSVHEEVFWRKDGSSFLVNYRAAPLYDRDQIVGVVVVFNDVTNEREIIRAKESAERATRAKSEFLAMMSHEIRTPLNGIIGMTDLLLETQLQEEQREYADIISESGRALLKILNDVLDFSKVEAGKMVLDYGWFDLSASVSSVIDLFTPAAMEKNISLTSWIDPEIPARIRSDSARLRQILINLVSNALKFTETGRITISVHPVSVTGSSSMVLEFRVTDTGIGIAEDKLDQLFLTFSQLHPVINRKYGGTGLGLAICKRMVELMGGSISAESQEGIGSTFRFTLISHDEELTLQKKACEGDLRELSTHIEDPGSMNWIQYKDLKVLIAEDHPVNGQIFVQMLGRLGIKADVAHNGVEVVEAVSRNPYDLIFMDIKMPVMDGAKAAKIIRQVVPEGERPVIIALAAQVNHEDVQLGLDSGMEDYLRKPFKLQDIKAKLIEWGSVLAERRK; this comes from the coding sequence ATGAGTCATAAGAACGAGCTGTTGAAGCAGCTAATTGCGGAAGGGAGCACTTATGAGTCCCTATATGAGAATCATCCCGATGCCATTTGTGTAATGGATGTGAATGGTCAGTATATTAAGGCGAATCCAGCTGCTCGAAGAGTGACTGGATACACACTGGAGCAATTTAACCGTACACCTGCACATGATCTGTTCACCAAGGAAGACGAAGCCTTGAGAAGTTATTACTTGAACGAGGCACTTCAAGGGAAGACAAGCAGCTTTGAATTGAATTTCACCCGGATGGATGGCCAGGTTCTTGATTTGGATATTACCTACGTGCCGATCAAGGCTGGAGAAGACATTGTAGGTGTACATTCTATATTTAAAGATGTCACTTTAACAAAAGAAATGCAGCGGCGTCTAATGGAATCCGAGAAGTTGTATCAAGTGATTACGAATGATGCCAAGGATGTCATTGCTTTTGCTACTATGGAAGGGAATTGCCTGTCCATCTCTCCGGCTATTTATGAGATTGTGGGCTACACACCTGAGGAGCTTGTCGGGACGCAGCTTAAGGAGCTGTTCGCAGGTGAAGGGACATGGGAGAATAAGGATCTGATTGCCTCTTCAGGTATACTTACGGGAAAACTCCGTCATGCCGATGGACATGAGGTGTGGGTTGAAGCCAGTATACAGAAAGTGCAGGGTTCCAGTACTCAAGCAGACAAGCTACTCATCATTACCCGTAATATTACACCTCGGATGATGGCTGAAGAGCATTTACGGCGAAGTGAACAGAGTCTGGCCCGTGCTCAAGGGATTGCTCATATTGGCTCCTGGGAATGGGATGTGGATCAAGAACGGTTCACATGCTCTCAAGAGTTCAAGAGGATCTACGGTCAAGATTTCGGGCAGTTCTCTTCTCCGTTCGATGAATGGCTGAAGGTTATTCATCCTGATGACAAATTGCTGATTACCGAAGCCTTAGAGGCTGCTTCTTCCCAGGGCGCACAATCCTTTGAATTAGAATTCAGGGTGCTTGGATGCGGAGATACAGAGAAGAATAAAGTTCTATTCAGCCAGACAGATATAGAGTTCGATAAAAAAGGCCGGGTCAAAAGGCTGTTCGGCATCGTACAGGACATTACAGAACGCAACCAGATGGAGAATAGACTTCGGGAGAGCGAGAAGCAGTACAGAATCATCTCCGAGAATTCGCTTGATTTAATATCCAAGCATAAAGCGGATGCAGGGAATACCTACTCGTATGCTTCTCCTGCTAGTATTACCTTGCTTGGTTACGAACCTGGAGAGCTTGTCGGAACCAGTGCTTTTGATTATTTCCACCCTGATGATATAAAGATTGTCCAAGATTACTTGTCGGTACAGCTGCAATATTCGTCAGAATATACGGTTACTTATCGCATTAGGCGCAAGGACGGAGAATACATCTGGTTTGAAAGCACAGGCCGGTATACGTTTGATGATCGGACTGGGGAAATACTTGAAATCGTGGCCGTATCCCGTGATATTACTGAGCGGAAAAATAATGAGCGACGCCTTCAGGAGAGTCAGCAGCGCTATAAGTCACTCTTCGAGTATAGTCCCTCTGCTGTATATTCCTTTGATCTGCACGGGAACTATGTAACGCTGAATTCCAACCTGGAAGCCTTGTCGGGCTACAGTAAGGAAGAACTGCTGGGTATGAATTTCAAACAAATTATTAGCAGTGCTGAAATAAACAAGACGGTTCGTTATTTTGAACTATCCATGAAAGGGGAACCTCAGTCTTACGAAACAACCATTATTCATAAGAATGGTACCCCTGTAGAGCTTAATGTGACGAATGTTCCCATTATTGTGGATCAGAACATCGTGGGAGTCTACGGAATTGCTACGGATATTACGGAGCGTAAGCGGTATACCGAACAGATTGAGAAGCTGAGTTATCAGCATTCCTTGATTCTGAATTCGGTATCTGAAGGGATATATGGACTTGATGAAGAGGGAAAAACCATATTCATCAATCCGGCTGCTTCCAGAATGCTGGGTTACAATATAGCCGAGTTCATAGGCACCGATAACCATCATTTAATCCATCATTCCCGAAGTGACGGAAGTCCTTATCCTGTTGATGAGTGTCTGATTCATCAGACGTTCAGGGACGGAAGAGCCCGTTCGGTTCATGAAGAGGTGTTCTGGAGGAAAGACGGTTCAAGCTTCCTTGTGAATTACCGTGCGGCCCCGTTGTATGACCGTGATCAGATTGTGGGTGTGGTGGTGGTGTTCAACGATGTGACGAATGAACGGGAGATCATTAGAGCGAAGGAATCGGCAGAACGGGCAACGAGAGCCAAGTCGGAATTTCTGGCCATGATGAGTCACGAAATCCGGACTCCATTGAACGGCATTATTGGAATGACGGATCTGCTGCTGGAGACACAGCTTCAGGAAGAGCAGCGGGAGTATGCTGATATCATCTCCGAGAGCGGACGAGCGCTTCTAAAGATTCTTAATGATGTTCTGGATTTCAGCAAAGTTGAAGCTGGGAAAATGGTACTGGATTACGGCTGGTTCGATCTATCTGCCTCCGTATCCAGCGTAATTGATCTATTCACCCCAGCGGCAATGGAGAAGAATATCAGCCTTACTTCTTGGATTGATCCCGAAATTCCTGCAAGAATTCGAAGTGATTCCGCCCGCTTAAGGCAGATCCTGATTAATCTTGTCAGCAATGCCCTGAAATTCACAGAGACAGGCCGCATAACCATCTCTGTTCATCCGGTCTCTGTCACGGGTTCTTCTTCCATGGTGCTTGAATTTAGGGTAACGGACACGGGAATAGGCATTGCGGAAGACAAGCTTGACCAATTGTTCCTGACCTTCTCCCAGCTGCACCCGGTCATTAACCGCAAATATGGGGGAACCGGACTCGGACTGGCCATTTGCAAAAGAATGGTTGAGCTTATGGGCGGTTCTATTTCAGCGGAAAGCCAGGAAGGGATCGGTTCCACATTTCGCTTCACTCTGATTAGTCATGATGAGGAATTAACTTTGCAGAAGAAAGCATGTGAGGGAGATTTGAGAGAGCTCAGCACCCACATTGAGGATCCCGGGTCTATGAACTGGATCCAGTACAAGGATCTGAAAGTGCTGATTGCTGAAGATCATCCTGTAAATGGTCAAATCTTTGTCCAGATGCTTGGGCGTCTGGGGATCAAAGCAGATGTTGCCCATAACGGTGTTGAGGTGGTTGAGGCAGTAAGCCGCAATCCATATGACTTGATATTTATGGATATCAAGATGCCGGTTATGGATGGAGCTAAGGCCGCCAAGATTATCCGCCAGGTGGTTCCTGAGGGCGAGAGGCCTGTTATTATCGCATTGGCTGCACAGGTTAACCATGAGGATGTACAGCTTGGTCTGGACAGCGGAATGGAAGACTATCTTAGAAAGCCATTCAAGCTTCAGGACATTAAAGCAAAGTTGATAGAATGGGGCAGTGTGCTTGCCGAAAGACGGAAGTAG